The genomic interval aaggtggggagtgggggggcctGGAGGTCAGACCCGAGCCTCCACGTGGGGCAGGCTAGCATAGCGATCATCTCCTACCCacgttacagagagggaaactgaggctgcggAGGCACCAGCCTCAGGCTTAGCCTGCAGGCTGTGCAATGGTCGTGGTGACTGAAGACACTGCAGGAGCCACATGGAGCGCAGGAGCCCAGCCCAGGAAGGTTCCTCACAGCtgcactgccaccaccaccactgccaccgaGGTCATAATTGCTCTGAAATCGCAACCGAACCCAAttatgcaaaaacaaaattatatgcgATGATTTTTATGTTGGAAACGTTTGGTGGAAGCCGGGTGATTACAGGGGGACGGGAAGCAGCTGCCACTCTCTGGGAGCCCATAACTCCCAACAGCTGGGAACTGTCACTTATTTACGATGCCATTTCTGCCAGGAACGAGGGGGTGGTGGCTAGGCCTGCCTGAGCCTGACCATCAGACTAGGGCAGCAGCAGGGCCTCAGAGCCTGGCCTAGTGGCCCCTGTGAGGCTGGGAGTGGGGCGGGTCTGAGATCGGCCGGGAGGGCAGGTTCTTTCTACATGCTCTGGGCATCGCTGATGGCAGCGAGACTCGGCTGAGCTGCCGGCAGCCCTGACCTCTCCCCAGAGGCCCGGCTGTCCAAGCTGGAAGGGACGGGCAAGAGGCCAACCCAGGCGGGGATGAGGTGGCTGCCGGGCCCTGCAGGGTGGGGCTCtaccagcctggagcctgtctttcCCACGCCGGCGCGCCTGCCGGGCAGCCTGGGGCAGCTGCGACCCTGGAAAAAGGCAGGTAATGATGATCGTCCATAATGAGGCTGCTCCGATAATGAGCACGGGGCTATTATCCGACCACAGGCTGGACACATccgaaaataaattattttaaggatCCATTAACGAATGCCTAATTAATGCCCAATTAGAGGGAAGCTACAGAGGAAATGCTCGGGACAGTCGAGAGGCGAGGCCTGGTTTGCAGCCACAGCCTGGGAGTttaggtggggagaggggagaggccagAAGGTGGACCTGATGGGGGGCAGCAGATAGctcctggcgggggtggggggggtgcagagCCTGGCCACCATGATGCCTCCCCCAGTCCACACACATGGGTCCTCTTAGTACATCCTCATGGCGCTGGAGGGGACAACCAGTAtttagaaactgaggcccagagagtttgTCACATATTTGAGGATGCGAGAGGCATGGTAAATGAGACCTCTTTTGAGATGAACTTTGGTATCGTGCATGCATGCTTGCCTTGTTATTGAGAATAAATACAGAGACTCCTCAGGCCTCCGTATGTTCACTTTGCTAGACCCGGAGTCTGCCCCACTATCTGTTCACGTGGATAACAGCGAGTGAGTGACAGAGCTGGAACAGGAACCAGAGGCTGGCTTCTGTGGCCTGGGGttgtgacccccaccccccaccccccgcagggCTGACAGAGCCTGAGGGGGCAGGACTAAGGATGGCGGGCAGCCCAGGCTGGGGAATAGAACCCCCAGTACAGGTGCAGGGCCCAAGTGTTATCTCACGCCAGGTGCGGGCCTGGCTTGGGCTTgagccctgccttcctcccatCTGGAGCCTCCCCCAGGGGACTGCCATCCCAGACTGCCGAGTTCGGCGCAGGCCAGGCCAGAGCCTGGCCTGGGAGGGTGGCACACCCACCAGTCCCGCACCCCGTCTGTCCCCCGCGTCCCCCGGCCGACCCTGACCTggctgtgctctgtctccccgCCAGGGTGCTGTGTGGaactgttgctgctgctgctagcCGGGGAGCTGCCCCTGGGCGGCGGCTGCCCGCGGGACTGCGTGTGCTACCCGGCACCCATGACGGTCAGCTGCCAGGCGCACAACTTTGCCGCCATCCCCGAGGGCATCCCGGAGGATAGCGAACGCATCTTCCTGCAGAACAATCGCATCACCCTCCTCCAGCAGGGCCACTTCAGCCCCGCTATGGTCACCCTGTGGATCTACTCCAACAACATCACCTACATTGACCCCAACACCTTCGAGGGCTTCGTGCACCTGGAGGAGCTGGACCTTGGCGACAACCGGCAGCTGCGGACGCTGGCCCCGGAGACCTTCCAGGGCCTGGTGAAGCTCCACGCCCTCTACCTCTATAAGTGCGGGCTCAGTGCCCTGCCGGCAGGCATATTCAGCGGCCTGCACAGCCTGCAGTACCTCTACCTGCAGGACAATCACATCGAGTACCTCCAGGACGACATCTTCGTGGACCTGGTCAACCTCAGCCACCTGTTTCTCCATGGCAACAAGCTGTGGAGCCTGGGCCAGGACACCTTCCGGGGGCTGGTGAACCTGGACCGGCTCCTGCTGCACGAGAACCAGCTGCGGTGGGTCCACCACAAGGCTTTCCACGACCTCCGCAGGCTGACCACCCTCTTTCTCTTCAACAACAGTCTCTCCGAGCTGCAGGGCGACTGCTTGGCGCCCCTGGCCGCCCTGGAGTTCCTCCGCCTCAACGGGAATGCTTGGGACTGCGGCTGCCGGGCGCACTCCCTGTGGGAATGGCTGCGGAGGTTCCGCGGCTCCAGCTCTGCTGTCCCCTGTGTGTCCCCCGAGTCACGGCAAGGCCAGGACCTGAAGCTGCTGAGGGCCGAGGACTTCCGGAACTGCACGGGGCCGGCGTCCCCGCACCAGATCAAGTCACACACGCTCACCACCACCGACAGGGCCGCCCGCAAGGAACACTACCCGCCCCACGGCCCCGCCAGGGACAAGGGCCACCCGCACGGCCATCTGCCGGGCTCCCGGCCGGGCTACAGGAAGCCCGGCAAGAACTGCACCAGCCACAGGAATCGCAACCAGGTGTCCAAGGCAGGCGCCGGGAAGCAGACCCCCGAGCTGCAGGACTACGCCCCCGACTACCAGCACAAGTTCAGCTTTGACATCATGCCCACGGCGCGGCCCAAGCGGAAGGGCAAGTGTGCCCGCAGGACCCCCATCCGTGCCCCCAGCGGGGTGCAGCAGGCCTCCTCGGGCCGTGCCCTGGGAGCCTCGCTCCTGGCCTGGATACTGGGGCTGGTGGTCACTCTCCGCTGAGGACCTGaggccccagcacccagcactgcCAATGTCCACCAAGgaacagaatttcttttcttttttttaacaagcgGAGGATCTGCTGGGTTTCAGGCAAAGGCTGGTAAAGCCTTTGGCTGCTGTCTGGGCCCTGCCCGGTGGATTATAAACCCAAAGTGTACAGCCCCAAGTGGGAAGGGATTGGCGCATCACACCCTGCTGTCCCGGCCAGGCCCTGCCAAGCACCCATGGACAGCACCCATCCAGCAAGGCGGTTAAAGCACGCAAAGCGAATCCTTCATGAGCAACCATGGGACGGTGCCCCCACAGGAGCTGGGCTCTGTGGAATCCCGGTCATTGGAGAGGTCTGAAGGGCCCCCCGCCACTCCTGGAGGAAGCAGGACTCAGGAGAACAGACAAGGCTCACCCAAGAGGCTGGGTCCACCAGCCACCTGGGAGCACAGGAGCAGGTGGCATTTTGGCTCTTGCCTGAGGCCACGTAGTCAGCCTGCCCTAAATCCAACCCTCAGTCCCTCCCTCGGGGGTAAGGCCTCATTCCTGATGTCTCAGGCTACCCTGGCAGACCCAGGCCTAGCTGCTGGGCTCCAAGAACCAATTACCAAAGGAAAGATCATCAGAGGCTGAAATTTAGAACTGCGTCAAGTGCAGTGAGGCTCTCACAGGAGGTGCAGTTTTATAACTACGTCcacttatatatacacactctctacatatatatacacacaaatgcacagccccgccccccgccccactcccctACCAGACTGTATGTCTTCTCATGTTTATAAACTATACGGAAAACTATTATCTGTTGAACTAAGGATTGTATTGGCGATTTCTAGCAAGAAAAGAGTCACAGGATTTTTTGTCTAGAATCCCAACCTGGCAACAACAGTCACCGTGTAACCTGGGCTTGCCAGGGCCTAGGGCAAAGGGTCAgtgggaggggccagggagaaggggaggcagCAAGAATCACTTCAGGGGACCAATCTTCTTAGATGTTCAGAGCATCACCTTGTTTTTATATGCAACACAAGTCCGGCTGCCGCCCCAGAGCATCCCATAACCCCCACCGTACTAGCTAGCTGTTGTCGTCAGGGCGAGAAGTGAGAAGCAGCTCATTGGACATCAGGGAGCCAGGCCCGGGGCCGGGCTTGacggagaaggggaaggaagggacttTGGGTCTCTTTTGCTGACGGGCAGGAAGCATCCACAGTGTTAGCCCAACAGGCTGGACAGTGTCGTCAGCCTAGCGTTTTGCCAGCAACGGTCTGGACAGGCCAGGGAGACTCTGGGCATGAGCCCAGGCCTCCAACATGGCTCAGCTGCTGAATTTTTCCTTGAGGCTCTTTGATGGCCATCCCAGCAAGGGTCCTGTATAGGTGGCAGGAGGGAAAGCATCAGGTGGCCTTAGCAGAAGGGGGACAAGAGGGCATTTCAAGAACCATCTCAGGCACTTCTGCATAACGGAGGCCCCATCCCTCCTGGCCCTTTTGAAGATGCCCAGAGACGGGCAGAGGTTGGGGGGGGCCAGACTCAGGGGTCAGGAATGGGGACGTGCAGGGAGTGGAGCAGGCAAGCCCAAATAGGGGACAGTGGCTCTGGTCAAGTCTGGCCACGCTGCCGGCCAGGGCCCCTGGAGACACAATCTCCTTTGAGCTTTCCACAAACCTGAATTCCCCACCAGAGAGGATGTGTGTGAGGAACAAGAAACACTGAATccaattaagagagaaaaataataataataaaatttctctTGGACAAGAAGCCTGTTTCTCATTTCCTAACCCTGCATTCCTGAAATGGTGGCAGATCCCAGATTTTGGTGGGGTGGGCGAGGCTGGCCGGGCACAGCACGTTTGTTGGTGGGAGGAGCCTTGTGGGGCAGGGGCACACTGACTCACTGggatgcacacgtgcacacgcgtgcgagcgcgcacacacacacacacacacacgcttgttCTCTGTTCCATGGTCCTTCCCTCGCCCTCACAGACATGACTCACTTCCTACACTCTGGCTGCGCTGGGTCAGCCCAATCTCTGTGGCTCTCCCTGGAGCAGGCAGGTCCTGGATCCTTCCTGGCCTGTGCCCAAGAGCCTCACCTGCGGCACCTGAGCTGTTGACTGTTCGGGGGCTCAGGAGTGCCTGGAAGGGAGCTGCCAGTTCCCGGGGCCCACTGGGGTTTCCAGGAGGCTAGGGACCAACCCAGACGGCAGCAgacagggtctggaggctgtccctgcctctcttgcTTCAGAGAAAGGAGGCAGTTCTCCAGATAAAGAGGGGAGGGCTGTGTTTTCAGGCCTGGCTGAACAAATCTTCCTCAGTCCAAAGCTGGAAACATGCACTAAAGGGAGTTCGGTGACGGCAGAACAAATCGTCCGCTCTCCGGTGGCCTGCCTGCTCTTACCCAGGCCGGTGTCAGGGCCCAGCTGTCCCTTGGAACCCGAGGATGTTGTTATTTCGTTGACTTCATTTCCAACTTTAGACAGCAAGGCCCTCAGTGGGAAAATCGAGTCCGagcactttattaattttttttttttcaagatttagtCCTGTAATATGAAAGTGAAATGTCAGTACGAGAAAtgctaatgttttttaaatgatccaCTTCTGTCAAGTGCAGCACGGTCTCTGGTTGCCGACTGTTGTTAGAAGCAAGGCAGAGGGGCCCAGGACGCCAGGTACATTTTTAGCAGCTTTCTCCTCTAAGAGGTAGAGGGAATCAAAGCAGCTCTATCGTGGATGACATCACTTGTCACTCAGAGGCTCACACGCTACGCAGTTACGATGACACCATTGCCCAGAGCGCCAGAGCAAGTTGACAAGCCAAGGGCTAGACACAGCGTccctcctgggtggttcagggaAGGGCGACGTGCGTTCTTGCCCCTGGGAATCCTGTCCTCCTCCGAGGGGCTGAGGCCACCCCTCCTTCGTTCCCCATGGGGCCAGCCCCTCCGCCATCTTCGCTCAGCACATTCCCTGCGCCCTGGGAGAGAgccatctcccctcctccctctctcccctcctgccacACAGTCCTCCACTTTAGGGGGTggcctgggagaggggctgggtggCCACTGGTGGTCTCAGTGGCTCTGCATAGAAGCTCTTCCCTTGACCCCAGAGCTCAGTTGGCTCCTTACCTTTCATTCAACAAGTGCTGATCAAGGGCCTACATGTGCCAGCCATTGGCCTAGGCTCTGGGGACATAAAAGTGGGAAGATGTGACTCTCCTATTAGGAGCGCAGGGTCTGGGTGTGGAAACAGGTATGAGACTGGTGCCTCTGTTAGCGCCCCGAGTCATGAGAAAGTCAACTGAGGACAGTCTAGGAGGACTTTAAGGAGGAGGTGACACCCCGTGGCTCTCAGAGGATGAGGAGGTGGCCAAAGAAGAGTGTGGGGAGTATTTCAGGCAGAGGGCTGGAGGGCCACAGCAGCCCCATGCTGGTTTGGGGTATCAGCAAAGAGCTGTGAGTCAAGGGCTGGAAACCCTGGGTGGGGGGGCATGGGAGGCAAGACTGGCAATGGGAAGGCTGGGGGGAATCCTATTCAGGGACTTGGATTTGCTCGGCAGTGGAGGTGTGGCCCCCTCTGCAGTCCTCTTCCCTACCCGCCCTGCCCCCCAGCGTTTCTCCAGGCACGCGGTCCCCACTCGTGGCATGCTTGCCAATGTTCCTCAACAGTGGGTTTCATCATCCCAACTTGCCTCTTCTGCTCAGCCAGATCCTTCCCTCGTGCCAGCAAGCTGGAGTGCTCCCTGGAAATCTGCCTGGGCCGGAGTCCCATTCCCAGACACCTGCTGCTTCCAAGCTCAGAAAGTATCCCGCAGCCGCTTCATCTCCCGTGCCCCCCCTTTCCCATCCGTGAGGGGctcagccctcagcccctcccttgcttccaGGCGTGGCCACCCAACACCCCCGCGGCCACGTCTACCTGTGCCTGCTTTGGCTGACCGTCAGCAATCTCTAGAACCAGCCCCCCAACCTCCCCCTGGACTgcatcttcccttttctctcctggtAGGTGCTGTTCATTACCAGGGAGCCAAGAATCCCATTAAGCAAATGTTAACTTGTCACCTAACTAATCAGCCAGCACTCTGCCACCATGGCAAATGCAGTTCCAGAAGGCCTGCGGGCGAGTTCGAGAGGGCCAGCGGGGGTGGCCAGGAAAGCTTCTCAGAGGATGAGATGTAGGGCTGGGGGTTGGAGAGGACACGTTTGCtgggagggctccctggaggcaGCAGCAAATCTTTTGTCATATTTTCACCACCCCCCCTCCAAGGTTGTCCCTACTTGTCCCTTCTGGGACCCAGCTCCGCAGGGCCCTACTCCACACTGACCCAGGGGATGCCAGCCTTTCTCTGTCCATATTCTTTGATTGACTGAGGTGAGTGCCCATTTTGGTGGCGTCCaggccaacatctattgttgaaCCTCTTGACCTGGCTGTACCTACATTCTGGCTCATGGCCTCCCAGTCTGCTCTCTGGGCTCACCTTCCTCTACGTAGGACTTTAGCCCGTTCCTCCACCCCCATGTCACCAATCTCCCACTATCAGCTTGTAATCGGCCAATTTTCTTATACCTTCTGTCGACTTGGAAAATATCTCAAGAACTCTTTGATTGTGCATTAAAATATCCTTTACAGCTCCATGCTCGatatctctttctgctccccTAATTGTCCCTTTTAACTCACTGCACTTTTGGAATAAGTCTCATGGTCTCCCCTTTGCAGGCTGTGAATAAACATAGGCTCTAAGAAAACATACATAAACATCTATTGTTGGCTGAAGAACTCCCCACACCATCAAAAAGTCAGGAACAAAAGGGAGGCTCAGCATAAGGCACGGCCACCTGTACCTTCTCCCTCAGACTGTCCTCACCTGTCTCATTCAAAGGGACCGCTGGACCCAGGGAGGCTTATGGCCCTAAAACGTTCCCTGGGCGAAGGGACCGAGGATGCCCCAGGGGAAAGCGAAGTCAGTAGCCATGTGCTCTGTTGACAGGGCTCCCTCCCAGAGCAGCGAGGGAGAGGTGAGAACAAAGAGACCCCTGTGCAGGCAGCAGTGGCTAATTCAAGTGGCATTTCGGTGGGCTGGTCCACAAGGCCCCTTACCTCCAAAAGAAGTGGGTCAGCCTCCTCCAAGAGCCGGCAGCAGCCTGCTCTGATGCGGCCTGCCCCCTATCTCTCTCATTTCAGCTCTCATTGCTCATTAGAGCTGTTAGTTTCTAAGCTCCggcagggtggggaaggctgTGCCTTTTGTGTCGCGGATTACTGTGTGGCAGTGTGCACACTAATGGCATGCCCGAATGGCAGAATTTGACATTAGTGCTGCAAAATGTGCTTGGGTCACAGCGCTTTCCAAATTGGCTGAGACTCCAcgccaccccctcctccttcacccaggcatcccaggggGGACCCTGCCAGCCACAGCTTCTGCTGCTTCCTCTCAGGGCctcagaaaagagagaggaagcgaGAGATGTAGGAACCTCTCCAAGCTCTGTAAGTACCATATCCCAGGAGGCGGGCTGTGAGGAAGAAGGACACGCAGGTGCCCCGGGTCTAAACAGGTGGGAGGCCTCCGAGGCCCCCGGCTCCACATCATGAGACCTCCCCCACCCAGGTTCGGGCACGGTCACCGGCAAGACAGCGATGCCCTCTGAGTGGCAGCTGACTGGACATTGAGATGTGAAGCCCCCAAGTGGCCACTAACCTtccagccagagagagaggacagggttAGTCACCAAGTAAGACCTTCGTGCTGAGGAGGGGCCAGCAGGACAAGTCCAGAGAGGGACCCgtggggacaggggaaggggtCGGGCGTGGACCGGGTGGGCAAGGGAAGGTGGAATCTGAGCGAGACCCCAAAGGGTGCACACATAGTGTCACTAGGAGACATGAAGAAGCACAGCGCTAGGGGGCAGTCATGTCACCAGTGggtcagaggcagagaaagaggcagacaggaCGGTGCAGAGACATTTTGCACACGCAGGCACGCGCGCATCGCGTGGCCACCAcgtcctgtccctgtcccttgTGTAGCTGAGCGTGGGACCTTCACCCCGTCCATGGGTCTGATCTCCAACCACGTGCAAGGCCCAGACAGGCCCTGAAATGCCAGGAACGAGAATGCCCATCCACGAGGGGCTTGCCTTCTGGCTGATAGTCCCTTTTATTTGATTACACAGGGGatgatcaggagaggggcagagggccgcctctccccacccactggTGACCATCCATCAGGGATGAGGGAGCAGATTCTGGTCTGAGCCATGGGGCCTCCACATTTCCCACTGGGCCTTGACCCTGAAGGGTTTTGTCCAGCTCCCGGTACCACGGAGGTTCTGGAGAGGCCGAGAGCCCTTAATCTCCGACCCTGTGCCTGTCCAGCACGTgcctctgagctctgagctctgagctcccGGCCAGCTGGGCTGCATTGACATTCTCCCCCCACACTCGGGTCACAGGGGTCTCCAAGGTGTTTTTATTCTTCATCCTGGCGTCTGAGCCTCAGAGGCCCCAGTTCCCTGACCCCTCGTCTCGCCTGCCACCCGGAGAGTCTCGCACTTTTTATCTGTAGCATTTAAAGTGCCACCAAGCGTCTGGCACTTTGCAAGCCTAAGACACAGGCTTTTCTAAATTTCGACACCAGCCCCCTTTCCAGAAGTCCCCGCAGGCTCGCCTCCTCACCTGTGTCCCTGCCAGCCGTGACCTGAGTTCACGGGAAAGAGGCTCACACCCACCCTGGGTGGGCCCCACTTTGCTCCCAGCTCCACGCCCACAGAAGGGGGACGGGTGGGGACTGGCTTCTGCCGGAAGTTGCCATAGGTGCAGCTGCCGTGACCACCACGCCTCCGAGCTGCCCCCAATCCCAGATCTGTCCCCCTGTCCTTCGGTCTCTGCTCCACCGCCCCACGGAACGACCCTCCTGGCCTCACAGGCGGTGCATGCGGGACATTGGGATCCAGTTCCTCTGGATCCCAGCCTCACGctgggctcagcactggcagCGGCCTCCCCAGGGCCCGGTCAGGAGctgcctcctctgctccccccacacatacacactggCCTTCTCACTCACAGATGCTTCATCCCTCAGTCTCTGACCCACTTCAGCTGCTGACATGGCTCCCGCCAGGCCACAGCCCTGTCTTCCTGCAGATCTTTCCTCCTCAGGAACTGGGtagtatttctgatttttttaaagcccccTGGGAGACACAACCTCATTACTAACTGGGAAGTGTCACCTCTGAGGAGGTTTGATTGGaacccccattttccagatggagaaGTGGCCCTCCTGGTTATTCAAACCTGTGCTTCTAAGTCCAAGGCAGGGGCTCTTCCCCAGCACGGTCCTGTGCTGCCTTCTCCCACCAGTGGAAGATCCCATCCCACGTGACCCATGGCTAAGAATGGGATCACTCTGGGGGGGGCATCACgtccttcccacccccaggaACTTCAAGCTCAGAAGAATTGATTTGCAAAAGTCCTGGAGAAGTCAGAAGTTCTTCTTAGCAGTTCTCTGCTCTCCTGAGCCCTTAAACTTTCCCAAACTAGGTCACTGGGGTCACCAACCTGGTGACTGAAGAAGCTGGCAGAACCCgtgctctctgccttcctttccacCAACAACAGGGGTGCAGTGGCAGAAAACTCCCACGATGGCCTGAGTGGTTTCAATcgttcccttctttcttcctttccttctctctttctttatgacttttttttttttttgagagagagagagagagagaggcagagagaaagggagacagacaatcccaagcaggttctgcgctatCAGagctgagccccatgtggggctcaattccacgaaccgcgagatcatgacctgagccgagatcaagagttggaccctcaactgactgagccacccaggtgcccctaaagattttatttttaaataatctctacgtccgatatggggcttgagctcacagccctgagatcaagagtggctttccccaccaactgagccagccagacgccctcAACAGTTTCTTGACAGCTGTAGCTGCGTCCCTGTTTCTGAAAGGACCCATAAAGTGCAGTGGACTCCAATGGTGAGAGCAGAGACCGAAGACCTGGCCCCATGGTCCTTCCCCCTGCAGGCGCCATGCTGGGGGGCAAAAGGAAGACAGTGGGCAAAGGGATACTGGAAGCTGACAATCTTCCCCCTGGGGGTTCCTGTGTATAAACAGAAAGCAGGTAGCTACCTGGTGGGCCCCCTCAAGTGGCTGCATTTTTTACAACTCTTTGCGCTTCAAGCATTTTTGATCATTGATTTCCAGCCTCGATTCATAGTTTGTCGTGAGCCTTAAGTCTGTTCTGGGAATCCgtgttttctttccattgttctcattcatttggaaaattaatttaaaatcgTCATAATAATTTTCCGTCAAATATGTCTGCTTTGCTTGTTTGgaatattttcatgaattttaaaattttgtatccAATTCTAAACTAATAGGAAATTGGCTGAAGAAATGAACAGGCAACCACTGGTTCATATATTAATTTATCCTAGGTGATATTATaactttttacaatttattttaggaaaactcttttccttttttgtttattttttttaagtaggctgcacacccagtgtggggcttgaactcaccagcctgagatcaagagccgcatgctatacagactgggccagccaggcgtcccaactcttttccatttaaaaaaaatttttatttggaaataattttagatgcATAGGAAGTTGTCCCCCCGCCAAAAAAAGATACAGGGAAGTTCCATATATCTTCACCTTGTTTTCCCCAATGGTAACTTCGTGTATAACATcatgttattttgtcttttctattctaaatttatttagcTAATGATATTTACTTTACCTATTTAGGtgggctttccttttttttttttaatgtttatttatttttgagagagagacagcatgagcgggggagaggcagagagagagggagacacaaaatccgaagcaggctccaggctctgagctgtcagcacagagcctgacccggggcttgaactcacgaaccgtgagatcatgacctgagttgaagttggatgcttaaccgactgagccacccaggcgccccatctttttttaatgtttacttatttgagagagagagagagagagagacctagaatccgaagcaggctccaggctctgagctgtcagcacagagcccaatgcagggctcaaactcgtgaactccgagatcatgacctgagccaaagttggacgcttaactgactgagccacccagacgcccctagagaGAGCTTTTCATCAGACTCTGGGAAAGGTTACAGACTTGGGGC from Panthera leo isolate Ple1 chromosome E1, P.leo_Ple1_pat1.1, whole genome shotgun sequence carries:
- the RTN4RL1 gene encoding reticulon-4 receptor-like 1 is translated as MLRKGPGELRRSAGTLSSLDPAGWPASLGACVWRPGPCGSRLRRELREAGRASQAPSHPAPSRKKEQPCWGFCFARSGLLKICSLSQEVGLSNVSNELPPSRFQLGSTHGCCVELLLLLLAGELPLGGGCPRDCVCYPAPMTVSCQAHNFAAIPEGIPEDSERIFLQNNRITLLQQGHFSPAMVTLWIYSNNITYIDPNTFEGFVHLEELDLGDNRQLRTLAPETFQGLVKLHALYLYKCGLSALPAGIFSGLHSLQYLYLQDNHIEYLQDDIFVDLVNLSHLFLHGNKLWSLGQDTFRGLVNLDRLLLHENQLRWVHHKAFHDLRRLTTLFLFNNSLSELQGDCLAPLAALEFLRLNGNAWDCGCRAHSLWEWLRRFRGSSSAVPCVSPESRQGQDLKLLRAEDFRNCTGPASPHQIKSHTLTTTDRAARKEHYPPHGPARDKGHPHGHLPGSRPGYRKPGKNCTSHRNRNQVSKAGAGKQTPELQDYAPDYQHKFSFDIMPTARPKRKGKCARRTPIRAPSGVQQASSGRALGASLLAWILGLVVTLR